DNA sequence from the Streptomyces sp. CA-210063 genome:
TCCCCATGTGCGGCGGGCGCTGGACGTGCTGGCCGAGGCCCGCACGGCGGGGACGCCGGAGCCGTATGCCCGCCTCGACGCGCTCCTGACGGTCATGTCGACCCTCCAGGACACCGAGTTGCTCTACACCGCCGGGCCCCACGGTCTTCGCCACGTCCAGGCGGGTGCGCGGGCCGTCATCGATGCGGGGGGTACGACGACTGACGCCGGTCATGAGGCCCTGACCACCCTCGACACGGACCTTCAGGGGCGGGGATGGAGTCCGCGTGGGAGCGGGTCGCTGCTGGCGGGCGCGCTGTTCGTGGACGCGATAGCGCTCGGGCGGTGAGGGCTCGTGGGCGGGTGCGGGTGAGTCGTGGTTGCTCGCGCAGTTCCCCGCGCCCCTGAAAGACCCCGGGCGCGACCCATGCCGCTGAGGGGCGCGGGGAACTGCGCGACCAGCCCCACTCACCCGCAGACGACAACGGGCGCCGTCAGCTCTTCAGCGACGCCATCCACGCCTCGACCTCGTCGGAGCGGCGCGGCAACCCCGCGGACAGATTCCGGTTGCCGGTCTCCGTCACCAGGATGTCGTCCTCGATACGGACGCCGATGCCCCGGTACTCCTCGGGCACGGTCAGGTCGTCCGCCTGGAAGTACAGGCCGGGTTCGACGGTGAGGACCATCCCGGGCTCCAGGGTCCCGTCGACATATGACTCGGCGCGCGCGACGGCGCAGTCGTGGACGTCCATGCCGAGCATGTGCCCGGTGCCGTGCAGCGTCCACCGGCGCTGCAGCCCCAGCTCCAGGACCCGCTCCACCGGCCCCTCGACGATCCCCCACTCGACCAGCCGTTCGGCCAGCACGCGCTGCGCGGCCTCGTGGAAGTCGCGGTACTTGCCGCCCGGCTGCACGGCGGCGATACCGGCCTCCTGGGCGTCGTACACGGCGTCGTAGATCTTCTTCTGGATCTCGCTGAACGTGCCGTTGACCGGCAGGGTGCGCGTGACGTCGGCGGTGTAGTACGTGTGCGTCTCGACGCCCGCGTCCAGCAGGAGGAGGTCGCCGGAGCGGACCGGGCCGTCGTTGCGGACCCAGTGCAGCGTGGTGGCGTGCGGGCCGGCGGCGCAGATGGAGCCGTAGCCGACATCGTTGCCCTCGACCCGGGCACGCAAGAAGAACGTTCCCTCGATGTAGCGCTCCGACGTGGCCTCGGCCTTGTCCAGCACGCGGACGACGTCCTCGAAGCCGCGCACGGTCGAGTCGACCGCCTTCTGCAGCTCGCCGATCTCGAAGGCGTCCTTGACCAGCCGCGCCTCGGACAGGAAGATCCGCAGTTCCTCGTCGCGCTCGGCGGTGACCTTGTCGGTGAGCGCCGCCTCGATGCCGGCGTCATGGCCGCGCACGACCCGGACCGGGCCCGTGGCCTTGCGCAGCGTGTCGGCGAGTTCGCGCACGTCGGCGGCGGGGATGCCGTACAGCTCCTCCGACTCGGTGAGCGAGTGCCGGCGCCCGACCCACAGCTCGCCCTGGCCGGAGAGCCAGAACTCGCCGTTCTCGCGGTCGGAGCGCGGCAGGAGGTAGATCGTCGCCTCGTGGCCCTCGCCCACCGGCTCCAGGACCAGGACACCGTCCTCGGTCTGGTTGCCGGTGAGGTACGCGTACTCCACCGACGCCCGGAAGGGGTAGTCGGTGTCGTTCGAGCGGACCTTCAGATTGCCCGAGGGGACGACCAGGCGCTCGCCCGGGAAGCGCGCGGAGAGCGCGGCGCGGCGGGCGGCGGTCTCGGCGGCTTGGGCGATCGGCTCCAGCCCGTGCAGCTCCGTGTCGGCCCAGCCCGACTTCATGTTCTCGGCCAGCTCGTCCGAGACGCCCGCGTACAGGCCGTTCTTCCGCTGCTTGATCGGCTCCTCGGCCTCGGCTCCGGCCTCGGTTTCCGGGGTCTGCGGTACGAGCTCGTCCGCCACGGTCATCCTCCTAGATACGGCACTGGACCTCGTCCATCGTACGGTCGCACCGAAGGGGGCCCAGGGCCGAAGCACCTCTTACCGCTGGTCACCGAATGCTCACGCGAAGCAGCCGAAAAGGCTCGGCGTGCCTGGCCCGAGGCGACCGCGCAGGCACGACCGGAGGTCCTCCAGGAGGGCCTACTCGAACCGTGCCGCCAGCAGCACCACGTCCTCCGCGCCGCCCTCCCCCGCTCCCGGCTTCGCTCGACCGGGAGATGCCCCCTCGTCGAGCCCGTGCGGCAGGACGGTCCGCAGCACGTGGTCGGCGATCGCGCCGGGGTCCGTGCGCAGGGCCCGGGGGACGCCTGCCGCGGCCGCGTGGAGGCGGGCGAAGGCGCGGTCGACGGGCTCGCCGGTGCGCTGGAGGAGGCCGTCGGTGTACAGCAGGACGGTTTCTCCTTGCTGGGCGGTCAGCTCGACGCTGGGCGCCTCCCAGCAGGCGAGCATGCCGAGAGGCGCCGACAGGGACGTCTCCACGTACTCGGTGCGCCGCTCGCCGATCACCAGCGGCGGGCTGTGCCCGGCCCCGGCCAGCGTGATCTTGCGCAGCGCCGGCTCGACGTAGGCGAAGAGCGCGGTGGCGGAGCGGGCGGGCTCGGTGAGGCGCAGCAGCAGCTCCAGGTCGGAGAGGACGGCGACGGGGTCCTCGCCCTCCATCACGGCGTACGCGCGCAGCGAGGCCCGCAGCCGGCCCATCGCGGCGATCGCGCTGGGCCCGGACCCGGTCACCGAGCCGACCGCGAGGCCGAGCGCGGCGTCGGGCAGCGGCAGCGCGTCGTACCAGTCGCCGCCGCCGCGCGGCACGGTGCGGTGCCGGGCGGCGAGCTGGACGCCGGGGACGCGGGGCAGCCGGGAGGGGAGCAGTTCCTCGGCGATCGTCGCCATGCACGCGCGCGTGCGCTCGACCTCGACGAGCCGCGCCAGGTGCTCGGCGGCGTACCGCGAGTAGAGCCCGGCGAGGTGCCGCTGCCGCTCGACCGGCTCCGCGGGCTCGTCGTACAGCCAGACGGCGGCGCCGCGGCGGCCGGCCGCCTCGGTGGACAGGGGGAGCGCGTAGCTCGCCGCGTATCCGAGCCGGGCGGCCACCTCGCGGTGGCGGGGGTGGAGCCCGTCCTCGGCGAACAGGTCGGGCTGGGCGATCTCGCCGTCGCCGCCCGGCAGTCCGTCGAGGATGCGGCCGTACGGCAGGGAGCTGCGCGGCACGGTCTCGATGTGCCCGAGATCGGCGCGGCCGAGGCCGAGTCCGATGGTGGTGTCCGGGCCGAGTCCGTCGCCCGGTTCCAGGACGACGAGACCGCGTCGGGCGCCGACGAGGGCGGCTCCGGCGTGCAGGGTTTCCTTCAGGGCGCTGTCGAGTGAGTTCGTGCGGGTCAGACGTTCGGTGAGTTCGTGCAGCGTCGTGAGGTCCGAGACCCAGCCCGCGAGTCTGTCCTGCAGAACGGCGCCCGGAGCGGTGCCCGGTTCTGTGGCGGGAGTGGCCGAGGGGGTGCCCGGGGCCACGGGCGTGGGCGCGACAGTGTGTGCGGGGGAGGGAACCGTTGAATCGATTCCAGCCACTTTCGGAGGGTGAGGGGCGTTCATGGTGTCCGGCTTTCCGACCGGTGCGTATTGCTCAAAAGCATCGCAAACCCCCATGTCATTCTGCGCCGCTAGCAGTGTCTCCACATGTACACGCACTCGTGAGGGGATGTCCAGCATTGTCCTGCTGGGATATCTGGTGTCCGTGAGACACCGTTGGACTCCTGTCCCCTTCTTGTCCAGTCCTCTGGAAAATGCGAAGTTGGCTAAAAAGTGTTGTGGTGAACGGTGTATTGAGGTCGACTGGCCTTGTTCAACAGAGCGTCACAGCGGTCGTGATGGGTACGTACTCGGTGAAGACCAGGGGTGGCGGAGGCCACCCGGAACCTGGCGACGGAACCGGGCGTCCTATCCACCGACGACCGAGCCCCATCCTCCCGTGGCGGAGGCGGCGAGCACACGCGGGACAGCAAAACGCCAGGCGCCGCCACCCCTGCGCCATGGCCATGCTTTTGACAGACGCAAGTCGACGCAAGCGATGGACGCGGACGTAACCGAGCTCGGCCCGCAGGAGTTCCCCTTGTCCGCGACAGGGGTGTGACGCGCCGACAGGTACGCACAGTGAAGTGAACGACACATGTTGTGAGTGACCCCACGGTGTTGCCATGCGTGCAACGGAAAGGACGAGCGCTCATGCGCGAGATCCCCGGAAAGCGACGCAGGCTCCTGTCCAGGCGCAACGGCGGGAGGCCCGAGCTTCTTGAGCAGGCCCTGACGTTCGCGACGGAATGGCAGTGGCCCGTACTCCCGGGGGTGGCGCCGGACCCGCAGGGGCGTGCCCGCTGCGGCTGCCCGGACCCGGAGTGCGTGGTGCCCGGCGCTCACCCCTTCGATCCCGGCCTGCTGGCCGCCACCACCGATGAGCGCATGGTCCGCTGGTGGTGGAACAACCGGCCGACGGCGCCGATCGTGCTGGCCACCGGGGGCAGCGCCCCCTGCGCGGTGAGCCTGCCGGCCCTGGCCGCCTCCCGTGCCCTCGCCGCGCTCGACCGCACGGGGATGCGCCTCGGCCCCGTGGTCGCGGCCCCGCACCGCTGGGCGATCCTGGTGGCGCCGTACTCGATGGAGCAGCTGGGCGAGCTGCTCTACGCCAAGGACTTCGTGCCCGGTTCCCTCCGTTTCCACGGCGAGGGCGGCTATCTGGCCCTGCCCCCCTCCGAGACCGGCCACGGCTCGATCCGCTGGGAGCGCGCACCGCTGCCCGGTTCGGCCGCGCCCTGGGTGCCCGACGTCGAGGCGGTCGTGGACGCGGTCGTCGACGCCCTCACTCGTACGGGTGTGAGCGCGCCCGAGTTCTGAGCCCGCCCGGCGCGCGGGGGACCGGGCGCCCCCGGTCGGTCGTTATCTTCCGCACATGCAGCGTCTTCCCGGGGGCCAAGGGGCTCCGTCGTCGCGCGGTCGCCACAGCGCTCCCCCGCTCCGGAGCCACCGAGCACCGAAGCCGGCGGACGGCGGGCCGGATCCGCGCCGACTCCGCCTCGCGGGACTGACCGCGGCGGTCGCGGTCGCGCTGGGCCTGCCGCTCGCCGCCTCCGCCGGCCCGCTCGGCGACGTACGTACGTCCGAACGCGCCCTCACCTCCGAGCCCGCTCTCCCCTCCGCACTCGATCGTGCCGCCGGGCGCGTCGGTGCTGCCGCCGGACTCGGGGCCGGGGGCGGCAGCGGTGCCGACGGAAGCGCGGACGGGCCCGGCGGGGATGTCCAGGAGTCCTCCGGGCGCGTGGATCCGAAGGAGGGCGGGGCGGACGAGAAGGCGGCGGACGGGGTCGACGCGGCGGACGGCCCCGAGCGGTCCTCGCGCGAGCCGCTCGGCCTCGGACTCGCCACCGCCGCCCGCTGCGGCCCCGAACTCACCTCCCCCGACGGCATCGAGGCGCAGACGTGTGTCCTCACTCAGGGTGAGGAGACATGGGCCCGCACCTACTACCGCAACGCGACCGGGCGGGAGCTGAGTTCGGTCCTCAGCCTGATGGCGCCCGGCGGGCGCACCGTACGCATGCACTGCGCCGTGGGCGCGCACGACGAGCCGGGGGCGTGCGAGACGCCGAGGGAGCGCACGCGGGGCGGTACGGGGGCGTACACGGCCGTGGCGGAGTTCGCGGCACCCGACGGCAGTGGGCCGCTGTTGCTGCGCTCAGGGAGCAACTCGGGCCGCTCGTAAGGGGGTTGACGCCCAGAGGGGTTCCGTACAGCGGAGGCGCTCCGGAGCCCGGGCATGAAAAGACCCGGTTGCTGGCGACGGGGGATGCACCAGCAACCGGGCTAATGGAACCGTAACAAGAGATCGGCGCTTCGCAAATTCGGTCTTGGCTATTCGGACACGAATTTGCCTGTCACGTAGGGGAGTTGTGACAGGAGTCACCACACTTCGAACGCACTCGATCAGCCGGCCGCGCGGTCGGCCCGGGAGCGAATGTCAGCTGAGCGTGACCTGTCGGTTGGTGAGTCCGCCGCGTGCCCGGCGCTCGTCCGCGGTGAGCGGGGACTCGTCGGCCAGGGCGGCGGCGAGCCGCTCGGCGAACTCGGCCGCTGGCTTCTCGATGTCGTCCGCGCCGACCCCGCTCGGCAGGTCCCAGACCGGCACGGTGAGGCCGTGAGCACGGAAGGAGCCCACCAGCCGGGTGCCCTCGCCGAGGCCGGAGCGCCCGGCCGCGTGCAGCCGCGCGAGAGCGTCCAGAAGCCGCTCCTCGGCGTGCGGCATGACCCAGCGCAGGTGGTTCTTCTCGGGGGTCTCGCACCAGTACGCCGAGTCGACGCCCGCGAGCTTCACGGTCGGGATGGCCGCGGAGTTGGCGCGCTCCAGGGAGGCGGTCACCTCCGGGGTCGCGTTCTCCGTGTCCGGGACCCAGAACTCGAAGCCCGAGTGCACAACTGGCTCGAACTCACCTTCGGGGTCGAGCAGGTCCTGCAGGCGCGGACCGTCGGCCGGGGCGCGTCGGCCCGGAACCGGAGTGCCCGGCTCTGCGACCAGGGCGCGCTGGAGGGTGTCGGCGAGGTCGCGGCTGATGTCGCCCGACGCCGTGTCGTTCTGCAGGCCGAGCAGCACCGTGCCGTCGTCGCGGCGCAGCGCGGGCCAGGCCATCGGCAGGACGGTGGCGAGCGTGACCGAGGGGACGCCCTCGGGGAGCGCGTCCTTCAGCTTCAGCTCGACGGTGGCGGCGGGCACCAGCTCGCGCAGCGCGACCCAGTCGCACTCGCCCGGCAGGTCCTCGAAGGGTCGCCGCACCAGCTCGGTCACCGCCTGGGCGGCGGCCCGGCCGTGACAGGCCTTGTAACGGCGGCCGCTGCCGCAGGGGCATTGCTCGCGCGCGCCGACAACCGGAACCTGCCCATCAGCGCCTACGGCGCCGACTCCGCCGGTGTCCTGTGGGCGCTTGGCCTTCGTGTGGGGTCGCTTCTTGGCCATCGTGGGTGTCTCCCGATCACGGCTCGTCTCGTACTGGCGCGAGCCTAGCCGCTCGTACGACGCCCGACGGGACCCTGTGGACAACGCACCGAGTCGTCCCGGAACCGGTGGTTCAAGCCGGGTCGTTCAGGCCGGGTCGCGCCCGACCGGCGGTCAGTCCATGTCGTCGAACGCGTCCGCGAAGTCCAGGTCGGGGAGGGCGGAGACCGACGGGGCCGCCACGCGGGTGGCGAAGTCGTCCCGGCGGTGGGCGCGGAGGACGTCGTGCTGGACGACGACCCACACGGTGACCTCGCCGCGGGCGTCGTCGCGCACGCCCCAGTCGTCGGCCAGTGCCGTCACGATGTTCAGCCCGCGGCCGCCGTGTGCGGTGACCGAGGGCGTGGACGGAACCGGACGGGTCGGACCACCGCCGTCCGTCACCTCGACCGTGAGCCGCCCCGAGGGGTCCACGCGCCAGGCGCAGCGCACATCGCCGTCACCGGCCAGGGCGTCGCCGAGCGGCCTGCCGTGTTTGCAGGCATTGCTGAGTAGTTCGGAAAGGATCAGCAGGGCGTCGTCGATGACCGATTCCGCCACACCACCGTCGCGCAACTGATCGCGCATCCGGTGCCTCGCTTCCCCCACGCCCGCAGGGCCATGGGGTACGGCCATGCTCGACGACGTGGGCACCTCCTGTGCCACCACCAACGCCACCCCCGAGACCTCCTTCGCCCCACGCCACGGTGTGAATGCCCCATTGGACTGGACTGGAAACCGGCCAACACACGTGCTCTGACGCACTCGTAACGATCGAATACGGACCGAACGCGCCGGTGCACTCCCCGTAGCCGTCTGGCTGAATTTCGCCCCCGATGTGCCGACTTGTCCTCGGGTGTGGTCCGGCCGTCTTGGCGGAATTCTTACCTCCGTCAAGAGCGGTCGGCGGCGGTGGCAGGGCTCGGCGGAGTGCTCGCAGATGTGAACAGAAGCGTGTTCGAAGCCGTCGGGGAGGTCGTGTGCGGAGTTGTCGATATCGGGGTGTTCGGAGTTGTTGGAGCCCGTTCGCTCGGTGGTGACCTGGAGGGGGTGCGGTCAGCGGCCGAGTTGGTGGAGGACCGCGCGTGGACGGTTGGTGATGATGGCGTCGACGCCCAGCTCGACACAGAGGTCGACGTCCTGGGGCTCGTTCACGGTCCACACGTGCACCTGGTGGCCGGTTTTCTTCAGGCGCTCGATGAACGCGGGGTGGTTGCGCACGATCCGGATCGAGGGGCCGGCGATCCCGACACCGGCGGGCAGTCGCCCGTCGCGCAGCCGGGGTGAGACGAACTGCATCAGATAGACCGTCGGCAGCGTCGGGGACGCGGCCCGGACGCGGTGCAGGGAGCGCGCCGAGAAACTCATGATCCGTACCGCCGACTCGGCGGCCGGCTCCGGCGCGTCCAGACCGAACCGCTTCAGCAGGACCAGCAGCCGCTCCTCCACCTGACCGGCCCAGCGCGTGGGGTGCTTGGTCTCGATGGCCAGCTCCACCCGGCGTCCGGCGTCGGCCACGAGTTCGAGCAGGCGTTCAAGGGTGAGGACGGAGGTGTCCGCCCGGTCCTCGGGGGTGACCTCCCAGTCGGGGGCCTCGTCGCCGTTCCGCCAGGAGCCGAAGTCCAGGGCGGCCAGGTCGGCGAGTTCCAGGGCGGAGACCGCGCCGCGACCGTTCGACGTACGGTTGACGCGTCGGTCGTGGACACAGACGAGGTGGCCGTCCGCCGTCAGCCGGACATCGCATTCGAGGGCGTCCGCCCCGTCCTCGATCGCCTTCTTGTACGCGGCCAGGGTGTGCTCGGGGGCAGCCTCGGAGGCCCCCCGGTGGGCGACGACCTGAATCGGGAGCTGTGGTGCGTGGGTCACCGCGTCATGGTGCCACCGTGGCGGGGTACGCGTGGGGGTGGTGACGGTGGACGACCTGGTCTGTACGCACAGTACACGCCATTAGTCCGATAGATCCTATATAAAGGAAGGTCCCGGACCCACAGAAACCGCTTATGGTGCCCTGACGGCTCGTGGGAAAAGCTGACCGCATACAACGGTCACGCACAGCCTCATGTGCGACCAAGAACAGTCGACCGCCGACAAGCTGAAGCCGTGGATCGAGGAGAAAAGCTGTGAGCACCGAGAACGAGGGCACCGCGGTACCCCCGGCCCCGTCCGCACCTCCCGTGCCGGTGGAAACTCCCGCTGCCTCCGCGCCGGCCCCGGCGCACGAGCCGAGCGCGGCACCGGCGGAGACCACCGCCCAGGCGGCCCCGGCCGGTATCCCCGCCGACAACGCGCCGACGACGCAGCTCCCGCCGGTCCCGCCGACGGCCCCGCAGCCGGGCGCGACCGCGGTGCAGCCGCCGGTGGCGCAGGTACCGCATGCGGAGCAGCCGACGGCACAGCAGCCGCATCCCGAGCTGGTGTCCGCAGGGGCGCCCGGCTACGCGGCGGCAGCGGGCCAGGGCCAGGGCATGCCACAGGACCAGGGCGTGGCCCAGGCGGTCGGCGGGGGCTACGGACAGGCACCCGGCGGGACCGGTGGCGCAGGCGGGACCGGCGGGACCGGTGGCGTGGGCGGAACCGGCGGGCCCGGTGGGCCTGGTGGGTCCTCCGCGCCCGACGCGGCCTGGCCGCCCCCGCCACCGCCCGCCGTCCCCTCGTACGCGGACAACGGCGCCGGCGGCGCGTACGCGGACGGCAGCGGCGCGTACGGAAACGCGGGCGCGGCCGGAGGCGCCGGTGGTCCTGGTGGCCACGGAGGCTCCGGCGACGGCGGCTGGGGCTCCCCGTGGCAGCAGACGCAGCAGCCGGCCCCCAAGCCGGGCAACAAGCGCGGCGGTCTGATCGCCGCGATCCTCGTGGCCGCGCTGGTCGCGGGCGGGGTCGGCGGCGGCATCGGCTACACGCTGGCCGACCGCAATGACACCTCCACCGGCTCCACGACCGTCTCGGCCTCGCAGAACGGCGGTGACGTCAAGCGCGCGGCCGGTACGGTCGCCGCCGTGGCCTCCGCGGCGCTGCCGAGCACGGTCACCATCGAGGCGTCGAACAGCGACGGCGAGGGCGGCACGGGCACCGGCTTCGTGTTCGACAAGGAAGGCCACATCGTCACCAACAACCACGTGGTGGCGGAGGCCGTCGACGGCGGCAAGGTGTCGGCCACCTTCCCGAGCGGCAAGAAGTACGACGCCGAGGTCGTCGGCCACGCACAGGGCTACGACGTGGCGGTCATCAAGCTGAAGAACGCGCCGACGGATCTGAAGCCCCTGACTCTGGGCGACTCCGACAAGGTGGCGGTGGGCGACTCGACGATCGCGATCGGCGCCCCCTTCGGCCTGTCGAACACGGTCACGACGGGCATCATCAGCGCCAAGAACCGCCCGGTGGCCTCCAGCGACGGCTCGTCGAGCAGCAAGGCGTCGTACATGAGCGCCCTGCAGACCGACGCGTCGATCAACCCCGGCAACTCCGGCGGCCCCCTCCTCGACGCCCGGGGCAATGTCATCGGCATCAACTCGGCCATCCAGTCCGCCAGCAACGGCAGCTTCGGCTCCGGCCAGGCGGGCTCCATCGGCCTCGGCTTCGCCATCCCGATCAACCAGGCCAAGAACGTGGCCCAGCAGCTGATCAGGACGGGCAAGCCGGTGTACCCGGTGATCGGCGCCTCCGTCTCCCTGGAGGAGGGCACCGGCGGAGCGAAGATCACCGAGTCCGGCGAGGACTCCATCACCCCGGGCGGCCCCGCCGACAAGGCCGGCCTCAAGCCCGGCGACGTCATCACCAAGCTCGACGACCACGTCGTCGACAGCGGCCCCACCCTCATCGGCGAGATCTGGACCCACCTCCCCGGCGACAAGGTCACCCTCACCTACGAGCGCGACGGCAAGACCCGCACAGCGGAGGTCACCCTCGGCGAACGCGAGGGCGACAGCTGACCCGTTCTCCGTCGTCACACCCTTGCGCCGCGGCACTCCTGATCACGGGTGCTGCGGCGCGGTGTTGCGGGCAGCGGACCGCGCCGACAGCGACCGCGTTCTCCAGTCAGTCGTGTTCCTCCAGGGCGCGTTGACGACCTGAATCCCCGTAGGCGGCCCGGATCGCGATCGTGAACTACATCGCATCCCCGGGGTTCAGGTTGCGGGCGGGGGTGGTGCGCGTGTTCGGATGAATCGATGCGCAACCCCCACCGCATGGATCCGCGTCACCGTCCCCACGACCGCTCCGAAGCGCCACCCCACGACCGCTCGGAAGCGCCCCGCAACCCCTACGACGAACTCGGCGCCCTCGACGACGGCCCCCTGGAGGACACCTCTCTGGAGGTCTTCTTCGGCGAGGGCACCACCGGTCAGTGGGCCGAACAGGAGCGGGAACCGGAGCCGGAGCGGGAACCGGAGTGGACCCCTCCCGTCCACCGGCGGGGCGGCCGGCGTCGGCGGGGCCGTTTCGCCGGGCTGCCGTTCGCGGTGAAGGCGGTGGTGGGCCTGGTCGTGCTCGCCGCATTCGTCACCCTCGGCGACCGCTGGGCACTGCTGTACGCCGAGCACAGGACCGCGGAGACCCTCAAGGACCGGCTGGACCTGGCCGCGGCGCCCGAGGTGGAGATCGGCGGCTTCCCCTTCCTCACCCAACTCGCCGACCAGCGGCTGGACTCGGTGCGGCTGACCGTGCCGGACGTGGCGGCCGACCGGGTGTCGCTGGCGAAGGTGTCGGCCACGGCCCATGACATACGGCTGGACGCCGACGGCCTCACCTCCGTGCGCGGCGCCCGCGTCCCCCGGCTCGACGGCGACGTCCTGCTGTCCTTCGCCGACCTCAATCGCGAACTCGGCGCGTCCCAGGTGACGTTCACCGGAGACGGCCGTGACCGGGTCCGGGCCCGCGGTACCCTGCCGGTCGCCGGGCACGACCTGAGGCTGCGCGCCGAGGCCACGATCCAGCGGCAGGGCGAGCGGGGCATCGCCACGGAGATCGGCGGTATGCGCCTGGACATCGGGGACCTGGCCACCTACCGCCCCGGCACGCGCGCCTCGGAGGGCCTGCACCTGACGCCGAAGGCATCCGCCGACCTCGCCCGGGAGACCCGTAAGGCGAAGGCGCTGCTGTCGGTCCCGGCGATCGTGCGGCGGCTGGGGATGTCCCGGCCGGCCGTGCGCGAGGCCCTGAACGACGACGGCAAGCTCGCCGAACTGACCGGCTCCCCGCGCTTCACCCGCCAGGCCCAGGGCCTCAACCTCATCGACCTGGCCCTGGACAACCCCGAGGTGCTCCGCGGCCTGGGCCTCGACCCGGCGCTCCTCGACGCCCTGTCCCGGCTCACCCGCCCGGTCCTCGCCGAACGGCTGTCGCTGTCCTTCGAGTTGCCGGAGCCGGAGCACGGGGACGTACGGCTGCGGGACGTCCGCGTGGAGGAGGACGGCGTCCGGGTACGGCTGACGGGTTCGGGGCTGGCCGTGGGCAGTTAGCGGGCCTGCATCCG
Encoded proteins:
- a CDS encoding glycerophosphodiester phosphodiesterase; its protein translation is MTHAPQLPIQVVAHRGASEAAPEHTLAAYKKAIEDGADALECDVRLTADGHLVCVHDRRVNRTSNGRGAVSALELADLAALDFGSWRNGDEAPDWEVTPEDRADTSVLTLERLLELVADAGRRVELAIETKHPTRWAGQVEERLLVLLKRFGLDAPEPAAESAVRIMSFSARSLHRVRAASPTLPTVYLMQFVSPRLRDGRLPAGVGIAGPSIRIVRNHPAFIERLKKTGHQVHVWTVNEPQDVDLCVELGVDAIITNRPRAVLHQLGR
- a CDS encoding aminopeptidase P family protein, whose translation is MTVADELVPQTPETEAGAEAEEPIKQRKNGLYAGVSDELAENMKSGWADTELHGLEPIAQAAETAARRAALSARFPGERLVVPSGNLKVRSNDTDYPFRASVEYAYLTGNQTEDGVLVLEPVGEGHEATIYLLPRSDRENGEFWLSGQGELWVGRRHSLTESEELYGIPAADVRELADTLRKATGPVRVVRGHDAGIEAALTDKVTAERDEELRIFLSEARLVKDAFEIGELQKAVDSTVRGFEDVVRVLDKAEATSERYIEGTFFLRARVEGNDVGYGSICAAGPHATTLHWVRNDGPVRSGDLLLLDAGVETHTYYTADVTRTLPVNGTFSEIQKKIYDAVYDAQEAGIAAVQPGGKYRDFHEAAQRVLAERLVEWGIVEGPVERVLELGLQRRWTLHGTGHMLGMDVHDCAVARAESYVDGTLEPGMVLTVEPGLYFQADDLTVPEEYRGIGVRIEDDILVTETGNRNLSAGLPRRSDEVEAWMASLKS
- a CDS encoding S1C family serine protease — encoded protein: MSTENEGTAVPPAPSAPPVPVETPAASAPAPAHEPSAAPAETTAQAAPAGIPADNAPTTQLPPVPPTAPQPGATAVQPPVAQVPHAEQPTAQQPHPELVSAGAPGYAAAAGQGQGMPQDQGVAQAVGGGYGQAPGGTGGAGGTGGTGGVGGTGGPGGPGGSSAPDAAWPPPPPPAVPSYADNGAGGAYADGSGAYGNAGAAGGAGGPGGHGGSGDGGWGSPWQQTQQPAPKPGNKRGGLIAAILVAALVAGGVGGGIGYTLADRNDTSTGSTTVSASQNGGDVKRAAGTVAAVASAALPSTVTIEASNSDGEGGTGTGFVFDKEGHIVTNNHVVAEAVDGGKVSATFPSGKKYDAEVVGHAQGYDVAVIKLKNAPTDLKPLTLGDSDKVAVGDSTIAIGAPFGLSNTVTTGIISAKNRPVASSDGSSSSKASYMSALQTDASINPGNSGGPLLDARGNVIGINSAIQSASNGSFGSGQAGSIGLGFAIPINQAKNVAQQLIRTGKPVYPVIGASVSLEEGTGGAKITESGEDSITPGGPADKAGLKPGDVITKLDDHVVDSGPTLIGEIWTHLPGDKVTLTYERDGKTRTAEVTLGEREGDS
- a CDS encoding SEC-C domain-containing protein, giving the protein MAKKRPHTKAKRPQDTGGVGAVGADGQVPVVGAREQCPCGSGRRYKACHGRAAAQAVTELVRRPFEDLPGECDWVALRELVPAATVELKLKDALPEGVPSVTLATVLPMAWPALRRDDGTVLLGLQNDTASGDISRDLADTLQRALVAEPGTPVPGRRAPADGPRLQDLLDPEGEFEPVVHSGFEFWVPDTENATPEVTASLERANSAAIPTVKLAGVDSAYWCETPEKNHLRWVMPHAEERLLDALARLHAAGRSGLGEGTRLVGSFRAHGLTVPVWDLPSGVGADDIEKPAAEFAERLAAALADESPLTADERRARGGLTNRQVTLS
- a CDS encoding PP2C family protein-serine/threonine phosphatase, with product MLDIPSRVRVHVETLLAAQNDMGVCDAFEQYAPVGKPDTMNAPHPPKVAGIDSTVPSPAHTVAPTPVAPGTPSATPATEPGTAPGAVLQDRLAGWVSDLTTLHELTERLTRTNSLDSALKETLHAGAALVGARRGLVVLEPGDGLGPDTTIGLGLGRADLGHIETVPRSSLPYGRILDGLPGGDGEIAQPDLFAEDGLHPRHREVAARLGYAASYALPLSTEAAGRRGAAVWLYDEPAEPVERQRHLAGLYSRYAAEHLARLVEVERTRACMATIAEELLPSRLPRVPGVQLAARHRTVPRGGGDWYDALPLPDAALGLAVGSVTGSGPSAIAAMGRLRASLRAYAVMEGEDPVAVLSDLELLLRLTEPARSATALFAYVEPALRKITLAGAGHSPPLVIGERRTEYVETSLSAPLGMLACWEAPSVELTAQQGETVLLYTDGLLQRTGEPVDRAFARLHAAAAGVPRALRTDPGAIADHVLRTVLPHGLDEGASPGRAKPGAGEGGAEDVVLLAARFE
- a CDS encoding bifunctional DNA primase/polymerase, producing the protein MREIPGKRRRLLSRRNGGRPELLEQALTFATEWQWPVLPGVAPDPQGRARCGCPDPECVVPGAHPFDPGLLAATTDERMVRWWWNNRPTAPIVLATGGSAPCAVSLPALAASRALAALDRTGMRLGPVVAAPHRWAILVAPYSMEQLGELLYAKDFVPGSLRFHGEGGYLALPPSETGHGSIRWERAPLPGSAAPWVPDVEAVVDAVVDALTRTGVSAPEF
- a CDS encoding LmeA family phospholipid-binding protein gives rise to the protein MRNPHRMDPRHRPHDRSEAPPHDRSEAPRNPYDELGALDDGPLEDTSLEVFFGEGTTGQWAEQEREPEPEREPEWTPPVHRRGGRRRRGRFAGLPFAVKAVVGLVVLAAFVTLGDRWALLYAEHRTAETLKDRLDLAAAPEVEIGGFPFLTQLADQRLDSVRLTVPDVAADRVSLAKVSATAHDIRLDADGLTSVRGARVPRLDGDVLLSFADLNRELGASQVTFTGDGRDRVRARGTLPVAGHDLRLRAEATIQRQGERGIATEIGGMRLDIGDLATYRPGTRASEGLHLTPKASADLARETRKAKALLSVPAIVRRLGMSRPAVREALNDDGKLAELTGSPRFTRQAQGLNLIDLALDNPEVLRGLGLDPALLDALSRLTRPVLAERLSLSFELPEPEHGDVRLRDVRVEEDGVRVRLTGSGLAVGS
- a CDS encoding ATP-binding protein; this translates as MRQSTCVGRFPVQSNGAFTPWRGAKEVSGVALVVAQEVPTSSSMAVPHGPAGVGEARHRMRDQLRDGGVAESVIDDALLILSELLSNACKHGRPLGDALAGDGDVRCAWRVDPSGRLTVEVTDGGGPTRPVPSTPSVTAHGGRGLNIVTALADDWGVRDDARGEVTVWVVVQHDVLRAHRRDDFATRVAAPSVSALPDLDFADAFDDMD